A region from the Malus domestica chromosome 07, GDT2T_hap1 genome encodes:
- the LOC103404500 gene encoding scarecrow-like protein 6: MKAMPLPFEEFQGKGVLDFSSVPSSAAAASDSFLSPPPPPPQKWNHHHQNSKENCYVGSSEPTSVLDTRRSASPPTSSSTLSSSHGSGASGGCGRSTDTTTAGVENPSRTPLEEQKCGPPLGMEDWESVLSESPGQEQSILRLIMSDIEDPSLGLNTLLQSSSGSDHLHQDLEFSGGGFHDVVDQGGYGGGFEPNNNSGSLVSPSLHASSGPDFNFNNNVSNVETRSSNVRPNPTMFSGSMSNPFLVSQSSGMFQQQQSTGLDEKPQIFNPQMVINQNQAQFAQYPAMFMPLTYAQLQEHHLLSPPPSKRLNSGELGPSYPVQSVPFSNPGQELVVRAQQQLQFLPQHLQQQRPTMPVAKEKMMSPTEGGKEMMNQNQLQQQQFQQAVIDQLFNAAELIETGNSVLAQGILARLNHQLSPIGKPFSRAAFYFKEALQLLLHTNTSSNCSSALSPFSLIFKIGAYKSFSEISPVVQFANFTCNQAILEAVEGFNRVHVIDFDIGYGGQWASFMQEVALGNGGVPSLKITAFISSSTHDEFEVSFTRENLKHFASELNLAFELELVSLESLNSGSWGLPLHASEGVAVAVNLPIGSFSNNPLSLPLILRFVKQLSPRIVVSLDRGSDRIDVPFPHQIIQAIHSYSGLLESIDAANVNPDALQKIERYLLQPGIEKIVTGRHLLPKRTPSWRTLFLSSGFSPLTFSNFTESQAECLVQRTPVGGFHIEKKQSSLVLCWQCKDLISASAWRC; the protein is encoded by the coding sequence ATGAAGGCCATGCCCCTACCTTTTGAGGAGTTTCAAGGGAAGGGGGTGTTAGATTTCTCTTCTGTTCCTtcttctgctgctgctgcttcagATTCATTTCTATCtccgccaccaccaccgccgCAAAAGTGgaatcaccaccaccaaaacagcAAGGAGAATTGTTATGTGGGCAGCTCTGAGCCCACCTCTGTTCTCGATACCAGAAGAAGCGCAAGCCCTCCGACATCCTCCTCAACACTGTCTTCCTCCCACGGCAGCGGAGCCAGCGGTGGCTGCGGCCGCTCTACAGATACAACAACTGCGGGGGTTGAAAACCCATCTCGAACACCCTTAGAGGAACAAAAATGCGGGCCGCCCCTCGGCATGGAGGACTGGGAGAGCGTTCTGTCTGAGTCTCCCGGTCAAGAGCAGTCCATCCTGAGGTTGATTATGAGTGATATAGAAGACCCGTCTCTCGGATTGAACACGCTGCTGCAGAGTTCAAGCGGCTCTGATCATCTCCATCAAGATTTGGAATTCAGCGGCGGAGGGTTTCATGATGTGGTGGATCAAGGAGGATACGGAGGCGGATTCGAACCCAATAACAATTCTGGGAGTTTGGTGAGCCCCTCTCTACATGCAAGTTCTGGTCCTGATTTTAATTTCAATAATAATGTATCAAATGTTGAGACTCGGAGCAGCAATGTGAGACCAAACCCTACAATGTTCTCTGGTTCAATGAGCAATCCTTTTCTGGTTTCGCAATCTTCCGGCATGTTTCAGCAGCAACAGAGCACGGGATTGGATGAGAAGCCTCAGATTTTCAATCCCCAGATGGTAATTAACCAAAACCAAGCTCAGTTTGCACAATACCCAGCTATGTTTATGCCTTTGACGTATGCCCAATTGCAAGAGCACCATCTTCTGTCACCGCCACCATCAAAAAGGCTCAATTCTGGTGAATTAGGACCCAGTTACCCGGTCCAAAGTGTACCGTTTTCGAATCCCGGGCAAGAGCTAGTGGTTCGGGCTCAGCAGCAGCTTCAGTTTCTTCCTCAGCACCTTCAGCAGCAGAGGCCAACAATGCCTGTGGCGAAGGAGAAAATGATGAGCCCAACAGAGGGCGGTAAAGAAATGATGAACCAGAACCAGCTGCAGCAGCAGCAGTTTCAGCAAGCAGTAATTGACCAGCTTTTCAATGCAGCAGAGCTGATCGAAACAGGAAATTCGGTACTCGCGCAAGGGATATTGGCGCGGCTCAATCACCAGCTCTCTCCCATTGGTAAGCCTTTTTCAAGGGCTGCTTTTTACTTCAAGGAGGCCTTGCAATTGCTCCTTCACACCAACACCTCTAGTAACTGCTCTTCGGCCTTGTCGCCTTTTAGCCTCATTTTCAAGATTGGTGCTTATAAATCGTTCTCTGAAATCTCACCTGTTGTCCAATTTGCCAATTTTACTTGTAACCAAGCCATCCTTGAAGCCGTGGAGGGCTTTAATCGTGTTCATGTTATTGATTTTGATATTGGCTATGGTGGCCAATGGGCTTCTTTTATGCAAGAAGTTGCCTTGGGAAATGGGGGTGTACCATCTCTTAAAATCACTGCATTTATATCCTCTTCCACCCATGATGAATTCGAGGTTAGTTTCACTCGAGAAAACCTCAAACACTTTGCTAGTGAGCTCAACTTGGCATTCGAACTTGAACTTGTAAGCCTTGAGTCGTTGAACTCTGGGTCTTGGGGATTGCCTCTTCATGCCTCTGAGGGTGTGGCAGTTGCTGTCAATCTCCCGATCGGCTCCTTTTCAAATAACCCTTTATCGCTTCCTTTGATCTTGCGCTTTGTTAAGCAGCTTTCTCCCAGAATTGTGGTTTCTTTGGACAGAGGCAGTGACCGGATCGATGTTCCATTTCCCCACCAAATAATCCAAGCCATCCACTCTTACTCTGGCTTGCTTGAATCAATAGATGCTGCAAATGTAAACCCAGATGCCCTTCAGAAGATTGAGAGGTACTTGCTCCAACCAGGCATTGAAAAGATTGTAACAGGCCGCCATCTTTTGCCTAAAAGAACACCTTCATGGAGGACACTGTTTTTGTCATCTGGGTTCTCCCCATTGACTTTCAGCAATTTCACCGAGTCCCAAGCCGAGTGCTTGGTGCAGCGGACTCCGGTTGGGGGTTTCCACATCGAGAAGAAACAGTCTTCGCTTGTTCTCTGCTGGCAGTGCAAGGATCTCATATCGGCCTCGGCTTGGAGGTGCTGA